The Apium graveolens cultivar Ventura chromosome 6, ASM990537v1, whole genome shotgun sequence genome contains a region encoding:
- the LOC141665900 gene encoding uncharacterized protein LOC141665900: protein MAARFIKETDVLQAMRMTRNGGSRSKNTDDRPKGGYHQDKKFKQSNQSQERHANPVFQRLGPKQESNSDPGPVKQAREPKQEPDWTPLNMTREEILKEVKDKPFYYPPKPMQTPSKSRPYNRQCDYHETHGHKTENCLSLKYFIEDQVKKGNMNKYLVRDNSRGEAQKKGKNVVNVVLGGSYSPPWSPDFGEEVLSIQSLPDLVISFSSKDYEGVNPHHNAALVVTLDIFDNEVRRMLIDNDSSVNILFKHTVDRMQLGSVRSNECREDPLYGFGHNLVPIQGTLYLPVIFGSAPNQVTHVIKFYVINAPSSYNGIIGRSALTMMQAITSISHLKIKFPTPTVVGEIKGDYGVAETCYNQGLVMTETHQDNKRKATVLRK from the coding sequence ATGGCTGCCAGATTCATTAAGGAAACAGATGTGCTCCAGGCAATGAGAATGACCCGGAATGGGGGGTCCAGGAGTAAAAacactgatgaccgaccgaaagggggttaccatcaggacaagAAATTCAAGCAAAGCAACCAAAGCCAAGAAAGACATGCAAACCCGGTTTTCCAAAGACTTGGTCCTAAGCAGGAGTCGAACAGCGACCCAGGACCCGTGAAGCAAGCTCGGGAGCCGAAGCAGGAGCcggactggactcctctcaacatgaccCGGGAGGAAATCTTGAAAGAAGTCAAAGACAAACCTTTCTATTATCCTCCGAAGCCAATGCAAACTCCTTCGAAGAGCAGGCCCTACAATAGGCAGTGTGATTATCACGAGACCCATGGCCACAAGACCGAGAATtgcttatcactcaagtacttcattgaggACCAAGTGAAAAAGGGGAATATGAACAAGTACTTAGTTCGGGACAACAGCAGAGGGGAAGCGCAGAAGAAAGGAAAGAATGTAGTCAATGTGGTCCTAGGCGGATCCTACTCCCCACCCTGGAGCCCGGACTTTGGTGAAGAAGTGCTTTCAATCCAATCACTCCCAGAcctggtgatatccttcagcagcaaggactacGAAGGAGTCAACCCTCATCACAATGCAGCTTTGGTTGTCACTCTAGACATTTTcgataatgaagtaagaagaatgctcaTAGACAACGACTCCTCGGTAAATATCctcttcaagcacacagtggaTAGAATGCAGTTAGGAAGCGTCCGCTCAAATGAGTGTCGAGAAGACCCACTCTATGGCTTCGGCCACAACTtagtcccgatccaaggaactttgTATCTGCCAGTCATTTTTGGATCTGCTCCTAACCAAGTGACTCATGTCATCAAATTTTATGTGATCAACGCTCCTTCCTCATACAACGGAATCATTGGCAGATCAGCTCTAACCatgatgcaagcaataacttcaatctcccatctcaagatTAAGTTCCCAACCCCAACGGTAGTCGGGGAAATTAAAGGAGATTACGGAGTTGCTGAAACATGCTACAACCAGGGGTTAGTTATGACAGAAACCCATCAAGATAACAAGAGGAAGGCTACGGTCCTTCGCAAGTAA